One stretch of Phaeodactylum tricornutum CCAP 1055/1 chromosome 9, whole genome shotgun sequence DNA includes these proteins:
- a CDS encoding predicted protein has translation MNRSKSSSINTSRSNGGAGGLFQWLTRKGARRHTRGGSQEPEAASEGPAPLSTANRLDWNSSIASIDTSDLHNTRAPRRGRRHHGGSDSGDCLGEFLRDIPAPPPAKVSPVTTGSSSQKSLAATPKPRHLERHQSAGPVRHSALDPFEHACLREHERVPPSLQHSFCSPPEASKRIRRERSTPDATRRPHSQGQTRGELSSCAAASTARAPSISYIETSSNRVLQSLGPSTTAMPERTTIATSRQQQWGDSSEALRVDDLLQIIDSEPHHDIDVNVQSQPTTKAGRNGVRPAPASDLVEPDALRESGRKVARQSNLATASRGSTATSQIPVLVLHTANLYSDTEQALNATRNGPPPSFQSLLVPETAPSSIGAISHKAPTRSIVVNLSSPKMNGSGATKDEVTLPTESDCNDDDLAAARAVLEEAMNWDRNTDRRPSSSSRAAVSERSITSNASHTSLRQKPLYQTTKHHYYNTPTLGETMSTYRDAYTQGHNSSNRNHGLSVTRHSFAASEATTLAFSEASACFSAGPAHSSATSLENSSFSRFSIQEEDLHDSNGSLTIEELCRQRARSKLAEGSPSSRLPSEQSDPYVTDESTAERLAEIEQEKEMLELAIQRSLNDSQKLQDSHSDSGPSSTLPTSRSRSHLSSLSIGSSTSHNTRALRTPCITSGEHPSHLYGSSPREREKSVSNHQRNLRLGSSAPRPSYSGDAVGHASLTSHLLGYCQNFEDADKSSINDEATAEMLAEEELLELAMERSLQDLQVSSVTEEPKGHHRNSHSISSIYMNPNHDTIEDITSTHDDDDWSSRKPSARAVFTQSIPALTTPSRQRPSSSMYGGDGNLDVLMDESESEGWEDLAERLCVPGRRSSASNLPNSVRNNALRLSTHLTSRNNKRVNHPHVPSLSHKARHSQATNMLPWSAEAAWSRTRPSNSDHDRPKIRHRSVAVSASDDDSSSPLDKDKGSFERSV, from the coding sequence ATGAACCGCAGCAAGAGTAGTAGTATAAACACTAGTCGCAGTAATGGCGGTGCTGGTGGTCTCTTTCAATGGCTCACCCGCAAAGGCGCTAGACGACATACTCGGGGAGGTAGCCAGGAGCCAGAGGCTGCTTCGGAAGGGCCCGCACCACTCTCCACAGCAAACCGACTAGACTGGAATTCTTCCATAGCCTCCATTGACACGTCGGATCTGCACAACACTCGCGCTCCGCGTCGAGGACGTCGACACCACGGTGGGAGCGACAGCGGGGATTGTCTGGGAGAATTCCTCCGCGACATTCCAGCTCCGCCACCGGCCAAAGTGAGCCCAGTAACCACCGGATCATCGTCGCAGAAGTCACTCGCCGCCACGCCGAAACCTCGGCATCTAGAGCGACATCAGTCCGCAGGTCCCGTAAGACACAGCGCACTCGATCCGTTTGAGCACGCATGTCTACGTGAACACGAGCGCGTCCCCCCAAGTCTCCAACATTCCTTTTGTAGTCCCCCAGAAGCCAGCAAACGGATTCGCCGGGAACGTAGTACACCGGACGCAACGCGTCGTCCGCATAGTCAGGGTCAGACAAGAGGAGAGTTGTCTAGCTGCGCCGCTGCCAGCACTGCTAGAGCTCCTTCAATCTCATATATCGAAACGTCGTCGAATCGCGTACTCCAGAGCCTCGGCCCTTCCACAACAGCAATGCCCGAACGGACCACAATTGCTACGtcccgacaacaacaatgggGCGATTCCTCGGAAGCCCTGCGTGTCGATGATTTGTTACAAATTATAGACAGCGAACCACACCACGATATCGACGTCAATGTGCAATCCCAGCCGACAACTAAGGCGGGGCGGAACGGGGTAAGGCCGGCACCAGCATCTGATTTAGTCGAGCCTGATGCTCTCCGAGAATCCGGGAGGAAAGTTGCGAGGCAGTCGAATCTCGCGACTGCGTCTCGGGGATCCACGGCCACGTCGCAAATTCCTGTGCTAGTGCTGCATACAGCGAATCTGTACAGCGATACGGAACAGGCGCTCAATGCCACCCGAAACGGGCCTCCGCCGTCTTTCCAATCGCTTTTAGTTCCAGAAACAGCGCCTTCATCAATTGGAGCAATATCTCATAAAGCTCCCACAAGAAGCATAGTAGTCAATCTGTCCTCGCCCAAAATGAATGGTTCGGGGGCTACCAAAGATGAAGTTACATTGCCGACAGAATCCGACtgtaacgacgacgacctcGCTGCAGCTCGTGCAGTGCTTGAGGAAGCTATGAACTGGGATCGTAACACAGATAGACGGCCATCTTCATCCTCCCGAGCAGCAGTCTCGGAGCGTTCCATCACCTCCAATGCTAGCCATACCAGTCTACGCCAAAAGCCTCTCTATCAAACCACAAAACACCACTATTATAACACCCCTACCCTTGGAGAAACGATGAGCACTTACCGTGATGCCTACACCCAAGGTcacaacagcagcaatcgCAATCATGGGCTCAGTGTGACGCGGCATTCGTTTGCCGCTTCGGAAGCGACTACGCTAGCATTTTCGGAAGCGTCTGCCTGCTTTAGTGCGGGACCGGCACACTCGTCGGCCACAAGCTTGGAAaattcttccttttctcgaTTTTCTATTCAAGAAGAAGACCTGCACGATTCGAATGGATCCCTGACAATCGAAGAATTGTGCAGGCAAAGGGCACGGTCGAAACTCGCTGAAGGTTCGCCTTCGTCGAGACTTCCGTCAGAACAGTCAGATCCGTATGTGACAGACGAAAGCACCGCTGAACGCTTGGCTGAAATCGAgcaagaaaaggaaatgcTAGAACTTGCCATTCAACGTAGTTTGAACGATTCGCAGAAGTTACAGGACTCTCACAGTGATTCGGGACCTTCTAGCACTCTCCCAACCAGCCGCAGCCGCAGTCATCTATCTTCTTTGTCTATAGGTTCGTCGACATCCCATAATACACGTGCTTTGCGCACGCCGTGCATTACAAGCGGAGAGCACCCGTCTCATCTGTACGGGTCTTCACCGCGGGAGAGAGAGAAATCTGTATCAAACCATCAACGCAACCTCAGGCTTGGTAGTTCTGCACCACGTCCGTCGTATAGCGGCGATGCCGTAGGCCACGCTTCCCTCACCTCTCATCTCCTAGGATATTGCCAGAACTTCGAGGATGCAGACAAAAGTAGCATCAACGATGAAGCAACAGCCGAAATGTTGGCGGAAGaggagcttttggaattggCCATGGAACGTAGTTTACAGGATTTACAAGTTTCGTCGGTTACCGAGGAACCCAAGGGGCATCACAGAAATTCCCACTCAATTTCTAGCATCTACATGAATCCGAATCATGACACTATCGAGGATATTACTTCAACacacgatgatgacgactGGTCGTCTCGGAAGCCATCAGCGCGAGCCGTCTTTACTCAAAGTATACCAGCCTTAACAACACCAAGTCGTCAACGACCTTCGTCTTCAATGTACGGTGGTGATGGCAACCTAGATGTCTTGATGGACGAAAGTGAGAGCGAAGGATGGGAAGATTTAGCCGAGCGATTGTGCGTCCCTGGAAGGCGCTCATCAGCCTCAAACTTGCCGAATAGCGTTCGCAACAACGCTTTAAGACTGTCCACACATCTCACTTCCAGAAACAATAAACGCGTGAACCATCCACATGTTCCTTCGTTATCGCACAAGGCAAGACATTCTCAAGCTACGAACATGTTGCCTTGGTCGGCGGAAGCAGCCTGGTCTCGAACCAGGCCGAGTAATTCGGATCACGACCGCCCGAAAATCCGCCATCGTTCTGTCGCCGTAAGCGCGTCAGACGACGACAGCTCGAGTCCATTGGACAAAGATAAAGGATCTTTCGAACGGAGTGTGTAG